The Amycolatopsis sp. QT-25 genomic sequence GCCGGGCTGCGAGCCCGGGGTGAGCGGCATGTACCGCGTGCCCGCCGGCGAATAGCCGGTCAGGGACCGTTCGACGGCGGCGGTGACCCAGGCGGGAACGCCGTGGTTCAGGCCGTCGAGGTGACCACCGGGGGCGTTGCCGCCGCCGGGGACAGTCGGGAGGGAAGGCGCGGCGGGAAGCGGCGCCGGGGTGAGCGGACGCGGGAAGTCGCCGTGGTGGCCGTCACGCGAAGGAACGTCCTCGATCTGGTCGAAGGCACCGTGCTGCGGCACGAAGGCCGGCATCGGGAGGACGGTCTCGGCGGAAGCGGGGAACTGGGTCGTCGCGAGCTGCGCGAAGTCGGTGACCTGCGCACCGGCGCCGAGGGTGTCGAGCGGGGACTGTGGGTCGAGCTGGCTGCCGCGAACCGGGAGCTCCGGAACGAGCTCGCCGTGCCCGCGCGGGTCGAGGAACTCCCAGACCTTGCGGCCGAAGTCCTGCGCCCCGGGCGAGGGGGTGAAGGTCTCGTCGAGCACCTGGCGGGTGTCCTGCGGTTCGCGCACGATGTGCTCGACGGCGCCGAGGGTGCGCTTGACCGGGGTGATCACCGAGTCGTCCGCGAAATCGGTGACCGCGTCGCTGACGCGGGCGGAAACCTCGTGCTCGTCGGCGCGGATGTCACCGCAGTGGTGCTTCACGGGAGCGGGTCCGGTCTCGGCCGGCATCGACCACGTGGTGGCTTCCTGGTGCCGGTCACCGCACATCGCACCGGCGACGCCACCCGCGAACTTCGAGGCGCCTTGGGAAACGTCGGTCAACCCTGCCGCGGTGGCGTCGGTGACCGGGGTGACGCTCGTCCCGGGAGTGGAGATCACCGGGGCGGACGGGACGACGTCGGCCGAAGCGGAGGCACCGGAAACGACCCACGCGGCGGCCGAACCGGCGACGGCACCACCGACGACGAACAACGCACGCGAAGCGAGACGGCCGAAGCGCGCCGCGCCCCGCCCCTCGTTCTTCGCCGCGTTCGCCACTCGGTCTCCTCGCCTCGGTTCGTCGTTGCGAGACCGACATAAGCAAAGTGCGGAAGCCCGGCGCGACTCCGAAGCACCTTGATGGCACGATAGTGTGAAGAACACACGGTGTAGCCCAAAATCACAACGAGTGATCGACGCTGGCGGCACCGGGTTACTTCGGAGTTGATCTTCCCGAGGTGTGTCAAGCGTCGCATCGGGCGAATTCGCCGTGTGCGCGTCCCCTCGAATGTCCAGGAAACGTCGCCTCGGACCGATACGGTGAGCCCGTGAGCGAGCCCCAGCGCAAACAGCCGGAATTCGATCCGGCGAACCCGTTCCTCTCCGAGTCCACCGAAGACGTGACCATTCTCGTGCCCCGCGGCCTGCGGATCGGCGCGGCGTTGTCGTGGCGTTTCATCGTGGTGATCGCCGCGCTCTACGTCATCGTGTTCCTGATCGGCTATCTGTCGGTCGTCGTGATCCCGCTGTCCATCGCGTTGCTGCTCGCCGCGCTGCTCGCGCCGGCGGTCTCCAAGCTGACGACGCTGAAGTTCCCTCGCGGGCTCGCGGCCGGGATAGTGCTGATCGCCGGGCTGGCGGTGCTCGGCGGGTTGCTGACGTTCGTCGTCGCGCAGTTCTCCTCCGGCCTGCCGGAGCTGCAGAAGCAGCTGACGGAGAGCCTCAACCAGATCAAGGTCTGGCTCATCGACGGGCCGCTGCACCTGCGCCAGGAACAGATCCAGGAGTTCATCAACCAGGCGATCAGCTTCCTGCAGAACAACCAGGCGTCGATCACCACCACCGCGCTCACCACCGCGGGCACGGTCGGCGAGATCGTCACCGGCTTCATCCTGACGCTGTTCATCCTCATCTTCTTCCTTTCCGGCGGCGACCAGATCTGGTCGTTCCTCGTGCGCAGCGTGCCGAGGCGCGTGCGCAACCGGGTCGACGTCGCCGGGCGGCGCGGGTTCGCGTCGCTGGTCAGCTACGTGCGCGCGACGGCGGCGGTGGCCGTGGTCGACGCGGTCGGCATCGGCGTCGGACTCGCGATCGTCGGTGTGCCGCTGGTGATCCCGCTGGCGACGCTGGTGTTCCTCGGCGCCTTCATCCCGATCATCGGCGCCGTGATCGCGGGCGCGGTCGCGGTGCTGATCGCGCTGGTGACGAAGGGCATCGTGGGCGCGTTGATCGTGCTGGCCATCGTCATCGGCGTCATGCAGCTGGAAAGCCACGTGCTGCAGCCGATCCTGCTCGGCCGCGCGGTGAAACTGCACCCGCTCGCCGTGGTGCTCGCGATCACCGCCGGTCTGGTCACCGCCGGGATCGCCGGCGCGCTGCTCTCGGTGCCGCTGCTCGCGGTGCTCAACGCGGGAATCCGGTCGCTGCTGCACGAACACGATCCCGATCCGGCCGAAATCGACGTCCTGCGGGATCAGGCGGCGCAGCCGAACGATTCCGGGGAAGAGCCCGAAGCCGAGTCATGACCGAGATCCCGCTCTGGCGCGCCGTCTCGGCGCTCGGCACGCGGGACCCGGTCACGCCGCTGTGGCGCGGGGTGATCGTGCTTCGGGTGACGACGCTGCTCTTCGCGCTCGGCTCGTTCGTCGTCCACTACGACGGTTACGCGAACAAGTGGCTCGCGTGGACCGCGTTCGGCGCGATGACAGTGTGGACCGTGCTGAGCAGCGTGTTCTACGCGCGGCCGTCGAGCCGCTGGCCGTGGCTGGTCGGCGTCGACCTCGTGGTCACCGCCGCCCTCATGGTCACGTCGGCGTGGATCCTGACCACGGCGCAGTTCGAGACCAGCACCCCCCTCATCACGACGGTGTGGGCGGCCGTCCCGCCCGCGGCCGCCGGCACGCGGTTCGGCGCGGTCGGCGGCGTGCTGGCCGGACTGGTGGTCTCGGTGGTCACCGGGCTGGTGCGCTGGCGGTTCGACGTCGACGTCGCCAGGGACGGCTTCCTGCTGACCGCGAGCGGGTTCGTGATCGGGCTCGCCGCGACCATGGCCCGCCGGTCCGCCGACGCGTTGACCAGGGCGTTGCGCATGGAGGCCGCGACGGCCGAACGGGAGCGGCTCGCCCGCTCCATCCACGACAGCGTCCTGCAGGTGCTCGCGCGGGTGCGCAAGCGCGGCGCCGAATTCGGTGGTGAGGCCGCCGAGCTGGCGAAACTGGCAGGCGAGCAGGAGATCGCGCTGCGGGCACTGGTCACCACCGAGCCGACGCATCCGAGTGAAAACGGGACCACCGACCTCCGGGCCGCGCTGCAACTGCTCGCGACGCCGTCCGTGCAGGTGTCGACCCCCGCGGGCGAGGTCCAACTGCCCGAGCACGTGACCGCGGAACTGGTGGCCGTGGCCCGCGAGGCGCTTTCGAACGTCGAGAAACACGCCGGCGAAGACGCGCACGCCTGGGTGCTGCTGGAAGACCTCGGCACCGAGGTCGTGGTCAGCGTCCGCGACGACGGCCCCGGAATCGCACCCGGCGTGCTGGAACGAGCGGCGGCCGCGGGACATCTAGGTATCGCGGAGTCCATCAAGGGACGGGTGCGGGACCTGGGCGGGAGCGCCGCCCTGGACACCGCGCCCGGCCAGGGCACGGAATGGGAAGTCAAGGTTCCAGTCGCGGCGAGGGGAAAGCGATGACCGGTGAGGCTCAGGTCTCGGTGATGGTGGTCGACGATCATCCGATGTGGCGGGACGGGGTCGCGCGTGACCTGGCCGAACACGGCTTCGACGTGCGGGCCACCGCGCCGGACGCGCCCGCCGCGGTGCGGATCGCGCGGACGGTCCGGCCGGACGTCGTCCTGATGGACCTCAACCTCGGCGAGACGTCGGGAGTCGACGCCACGCGCGAGATCACCGCGGAACTGCCGTCGACGAAGGTGCTGGTGCTGTCCGCGAGCGGCGAGCAAAGCGACGTCCTCGAGGCGGTGAAGGCCGGCGCCTCCGGGTATCTGGTCAAATCGGCTTCGGCGAGCGAACTCGTGGACGCGGTCAAGCGGACCGCGGCGGGCGACCCGGTGTTCACCGCCGGACTCGCCGGGCTCGTCCTCGGCGAGTACCGCCGCATGGCCGACGCCCCGGACGACGGGCCCGCGCCGCCGCGGCTCACCGAACGCGAGACCGACGTCCTGCGCCTGGTCGCGAAGGGGATGACGGCGCGGCAGATCGCCGAGAAGCTCGTGCTCTCGCATCGGACGGTGGAGAACCACGTCCAATCCACGCTGCGGAAACTCCAGTTGCACAACCGGGTCGAACTGGCTCGCTACGCCATCGAACACGGGTTGGACATCGAGTAGCACCGCGCGGGTCAGCCCTGCGCGATGGCCACGACCCGCTGGTTCCGCTCGACGGGCAAGGGTGTCTTGACGACCGTCCACCCCGGCCGATCGAGACGCCAGTTGGCGACGACGTCGGTGGCGATCACCAGATCGTCGCTCTCGGTCCATTCGATCGCGGCCCGCTTGAGCTCGGTCGCGATCGGCGTCGAGGGCGCGTGCGTCCAGGTCAGCGTGTCGAGGGCCAGCACCCAGACGTCCGCGGTCTGCGTCGCGGTCCCGGCCCAGGCGGGGTCACCGAACAGCACGGCGATCCTGTAGCCGTCGCGACTCGGCATCGCCGGGCCCGGTGAACCGTTGGGCACCGGCCGGCCGACCCGCGTGCGCTGGTTGTCGCGCAGGTCGAGCACGGAGAACTCGGTGAGCTCGGCCAGCAGCATCCGCTCTTCGGTGATCGCCAGCACCCGGGGGAACTGGTGCAGGGCGCGGCCGGTGGCGGGGTCGATCAGCACGTCCTCGGCGCCGGCCGTCCCGCTGTTCACCGTGATCAGCAGGCCCTTGGGCACCTCTTGGCGAACGGCTGTCGTGCAGCTCGCCGGACGGCCGCGATCGCGCTCCGCGCCGAGCAGGGAGACGTACTGGAGGCGGCAGAGGTCGTTGCCGTCGTCGCGGATCAGCCAGACGCCGCTCTCGTCGGCGGCCGGGGCGACGCTGCGGGCCTTGCCCAGTTTCCACGGCTGGTTCCGGGGATCGCCGTAGACGAGGACTTCGGACGGCTCCACGCAGGACGGCCCGCAGCGCGCGGCCGACAGCACGACCGGGAACTCGCCGACGCGGAGGACGTCGTTGACCCGGTCCCCGGCCGGGGCACCCGGAAGCGGGGTGGTGGCGCCAGTGGCGGGATCGAGCACCGAAGGCGGCGAAGTGGCCATGACGAGCCGGAAACCGCTGTAGTCCACCGGTGCGCCTTCGAGCTTCGACGGCGGTGGTGGCGACGGCAAGGGAGCAGGAGCGGGTTGCGGTGTGGCGTCGGTGCAACCGGCCGGCAGGAGGACAGCCACCATCAGGGCGGCACAGGGGAGAAATGCGGGTCTGTTCAGGGTATTTCCCCGATCTCGCGCGGGATATCCGGTTCTACCATTCAGGACATGGGTGAGGAAGAGCAGCCGGCGACCGAGACCAAGCCGTTGACCGGACGGGACATCCGGGTCTCCGACGCGGAGCGCGAACACGTCGTCGAGGTCCTGCAGAAGGCGATCGGCCTCGGCATGCTGAACCTCGACGAGTTCACCGAGCGGACCGACCGCGCCCTCGCTTCGAAGACCCGCGGGGAGCTGAACGCGGTGCTCACGGATCTGCCCGGGCTGGTGCATCCCGAGGCGGGAATGGTGCCACGGCAGCAGCAGAACCCGTGGTCACCACCGAGGCAGCACGCCTACGCGCAGTCGTCCGGGCAGGTGATGGAGCTCAACGGCAAGTACTCGGCGTTGCAGCGCGACGGGAACTGGCTGGTCCCCGAGTCGATGGTGATCCGGAACAAGTACGGCGCCACGAAGCTGGACTTCTCCCAGGCCGAGATCCGGCATCCGGTCGTGCACATCGAACTGCAGGCCAAATGGGGGCCGGTGGAGATCACCATCCCCGAGAACGGCGCCGTCGACACCAACTCGATCACCGACATCAAGTTCGGGAACCTCGACGATCGGACACGTTCGAACGGCCGCCCCGGCACGCCCCGGTTCGTCATCACGGGGCGCGTGCACGGGGGGTCGCTGATCATCAAGTACCCGCGGCGGGGCTTCTTCGGTTAGCCACCGACCGGGCGCACGTGCCGGAGGTGCCGGAGCACGAAGTACGCGACGGCGGCCGGCACCGGCGCGGCCGGCCCGGACACCGCGTGCATTCCGCTGGCGAACGCGCCGTGCGCGGGGAACCGCGTCGGCGAGCCGGGCCTGGGTGACGGCGTTGCCCAGCGTCCCCACGGTCGCGATACCCAGCGCGTAGCCGAATTCGTTGCCGGGCTGCGAAAGCGAAGCCGCCGAACCGGACCCGCGCCTGCCTCGCCCTGCGTCAGCAGCACGAACCCGCCGACGTCGCCCGCCGGTCCCGTGACGATCAGCAGGGCGGGATCTTTCCCGCTCAGGGGAGCAAGGGACCTTTGCTGTCGCCGCGGTCTCCAAGGGCGTCCTGCGCCCGACGGAGACCGCGGCCCTTTGGCGGGTTTCCGTCAGCGCGCGGCAGGGGGCACCGCGGCGGCCTGCCTCGCGGACACCGGGTCCGACGTGGCCAAGACCGCCTCGGCGAGCGCCTCGCACTCGGCCAGTGTCGTCGCCGCCAGGCTCGCGCCGACCGCGCGCACGGCGGGCGCGTTCATCGAGAGACTGGTGAGGCCGAACCCGGCCAGCACCAGTGCGAGCCGCGGGTCGGCGGCGGCCTCACCGCAGACACCGGCGGGTTTGCCGGTGTCCTTCGCGGCCTGGCCGACGACCTCGAGCAGGCGCAGCAGCCCCGGCTGCCACGGGTCGTTGAGCTTGGCGACCGCGCCGAGCTGGCGATCCGCGGCGAAGGTGTACTGCGCGAGGTCGTTGGTGCCGACGGAGACGAAGTCGACCGCGTCGAGGATCTCGCGGGCGGTCAGCGCGGCGGCGGGAATCTCGATCATCACGCCCGTGCGGGCGATTCCGGCGGCGCGGGCACGTTCGGCGAACCAGGCGGCCTCGGCGGCGGTGGCGACCATCGGCGCCATCACCGAAACCTCGGCGCCGGAGTCCTGCGCGGCACCGGCGATGGCCTCGAGCTGGCGATCGAGGATCTCGGGCCGGTCGAAGGCGACCCGAAGCCCGCGTACGCCGAGCGCCGGGTTGGGCTCGGCCTCGGGCTCCAGGAAGGCGAGGGGTTTGTCGGCGCCCGCGTCGAGTGTGCGGACGACGACCGGTTTGCCGCGGAACGGCGTGAGCACGGCGGTGTAGGCCTTGCGCTGCTCTTCGACGCTCGGCTCGGAGGACGCGTCGAGATAGCAGAATTCGGTGCGGAAGAGGCCGACACCCTCGGCGCCCGCCTCGGCGGCGGCCTGGGCGTCGGCGGCCGAACCGACGTTGCCGAGCACCTTCACGCGGTGGCCGTCGGCGGTCGCGCCCGTGCCGTTCCATTCGATCGTGCCGGTTTTGGCGGCCGTGACGACGGCGGCGTTCGGGTCCGCGACCTCGACGACGCCGGTGTCACCGTCCACCGCAAGCGCTTGCGCATCGAGCGCGAGAACTCCGCGGACCGCGACGACGGCGGGGATGCCGAGCGCGCGGGCGAGGATCGCGGTGTGGCTGGTGGGTCCGCCCTCTTCGGTGACGAGCGCCAGCACCTTCTCCGGGTCGAGGCCGGCGGTGTCGGCGGGCGCGAGGTCGCGCGCGACGAGCACACTCGGCGACTCGAGGTCGGGGACGCCAGGAGGCGCGATACCGAGAAGCTCGGCGACGAGCCTGTCGCGCACGTCGAGAACGTCGCGCGCGCGCTCGGCCATGTAACCGCCGGCGGCCGCGAGCGCGTCGGCGAACTTTCCCGCCGCCTGGTGCACCGCGCGCGGTGCGGGCAGATCCTGGTCCTTGACCAGCTGTTCGGCCGACGAGACGAGCGCCGGGTCGGCCGCCATCGCCGCCGTGGTGACGAGAATCGTCGAGGCCTCACCGGTCGCGATCTCGGCCAGCTTCTCGAGCCGTCCCGCCACGATCTGCGCGGCCGGGGCGATTCGAGCGGCCTCGGCGGCGGGATCGGCCGGTGCCGGCGTGCTCGCGGGTTCGCCGAGCGGTTCGGCGACCCGGACGACAGGACCGCTCGCGCGGCCGGGACTGACGGCGACCCCGGTCAAAGACTCAGACGGCATGGTCTAGACCATAT encodes the following:
- the ptsP gene encoding phosphoenolpyruvate--protein phosphotransferase, with protein sequence MPSESLTGVAVSPGRASGPVVRVAEPLGEPASTPAPADPAAEAARIAPAAQIVAGRLEKLAEIATGEASTILVTTAAMAADPALVSSAEQLVKDQDLPAPRAVHQAAGKFADALAAAGGYMAERARDVLDVRDRLVAELLGIAPPGVPDLESPSVLVARDLAPADTAGLDPEKVLALVTEEGGPTSHTAILARALGIPAVVAVRGVLALDAQALAVDGDTGVVEVADPNAAVVTAAKTGTIEWNGTGATADGHRVKVLGNVGSAADAQAAAEAGAEGVGLFRTEFCYLDASSEPSVEEQRKAYTAVLTPFRGKPVVVRTLDAGADKPLAFLEPEAEPNPALGVRGLRVAFDRPEILDRQLEAIAGAAQDSGAEVSVMAPMVATAAEAAWFAERARAAGIARTGVMIEIPAAALTAREILDAVDFVSVGTNDLAQYTFAADRQLGAVAKLNDPWQPGLLRLLEVVGQAAKDTGKPAGVCGEAAADPRLALVLAGFGLTSLSMNAPAVRAVGASLAATTLAECEALAEAVLATSDPVSARQAAAVPPAAR
- a CDS encoding response regulator transcription factor, which produces MTGEAQVSVMVVDDHPMWRDGVARDLAEHGFDVRATAPDAPAAVRIARTVRPDVVLMDLNLGETSGVDATREITAELPSTKVLVLSASGEQSDVLEAVKAGASGYLVKSASASELVDAVKRTAAGDPVFTAGLAGLVLGEYRRMADAPDDGPAPPRLTERETDVLRLVAKGMTARQIAEKLVLSHRTVENHVQSTLRKLQLHNRVELARYAIEHGLDIE
- a CDS encoding AI-2E family transporter, which produces MSEPQRKQPEFDPANPFLSESTEDVTILVPRGLRIGAALSWRFIVVIAALYVIVFLIGYLSVVVIPLSIALLLAALLAPAVSKLTTLKFPRGLAAGIVLIAGLAVLGGLLTFVVAQFSSGLPELQKQLTESLNQIKVWLIDGPLHLRQEQIQEFINQAISFLQNNQASITTTALTTAGTVGEIVTGFILTLFILIFFLSGGDQIWSFLVRSVPRRVRNRVDVAGRRGFASLVSYVRATAAVAVVDAVGIGVGLAIVGVPLVIPLATLVFLGAFIPIIGAVIAGAVAVLIALVTKGIVGALIVLAIVIGVMQLESHVLQPILLGRAVKLHPLAVVLAITAGLVTAGIAGALLSVPLLAVLNAGIRSLLHEHDPDPAEIDVLRDQAAQPNDSGEEPEAES
- a CDS encoding DUF5931 domain-containing protein codes for the protein MTEIPLWRAVSALGTRDPVTPLWRGVIVLRVTTLLFALGSFVVHYDGYANKWLAWTAFGAMTVWTVLSSVFYARPSSRWPWLVGVDLVVTAALMVTSAWILTTAQFETSTPLITTVWAAVPPAAAGTRFGAVGGVLAGLVVSVVTGLVRWRFDVDVARDGFLLTASGFVIGLAATMARRSADALTRALRMEAATAERERLARSIHDSVLQVLARVRKRGAEFGGEAAELAKLAGEQEIALRALVTTEPTHPSENGTTDLRAALQLLATPSVQVSTPAGEVQLPEHVTAELVAVAREALSNVEKHAGEDAHAWVLLEDLGTEVVVSVRDDGPGIAPGVLERAAAAGHLGIAESIKGRVRDLGGSAALDTAPGQGTEWEVKVPVAARGKR
- a CDS encoding DUF1707 domain-containing protein translates to MGEEEQPATETKPLTGRDIRVSDAEREHVVEVLQKAIGLGMLNLDEFTERTDRALASKTRGELNAVLTDLPGLVHPEAGMVPRQQQNPWSPPRQHAYAQSSGQVMELNGKYSALQRDGNWLVPESMVIRNKYGATKLDFSQAEIRHPVVHIELQAKWGPVEITIPENGAVDTNSITDIKFGNLDDRTRSNGRPGTPRFVITGRVHGGSLIIKYPRRGFFG